The following proteins are encoded in a genomic region of Arthrobacter jiangjiafuii:
- a CDS encoding 2'-5' RNA ligase family protein, protein MVSDDSSLAGYLAGNRRLYAQLRPDPPSLAHLLRLQQALGALPEINDGGSPRWVPARQMHLTLIHFGKVRDVHAVVAAATGISAVEYEELLACYVAQTEAEMPRHPVVLEPAVLSRFGRQGRTLVLEYFPSPELKESHAAAYAALETFLRRAGISDVPAFTAGDPNFMFASRLRPHITLARGFAGTLPAPAQGSGPAGGFPLERVRLEPMPVVYSGPA, encoded by the coding sequence ATGGTGTCTGACGATTCGTCGCTGGCCGGCTACCTGGCTGGTAACCGCCGGCTGTATGCGCAGCTTCGTCCGGATCCGCCCTCCCTCGCGCACCTGCTCCGGCTGCAGCAGGCGCTGGGGGCACTGCCGGAAATCAACGACGGCGGTTCCCCGCGCTGGGTGCCCGCGCGGCAGATGCACCTGACCCTGATCCATTTCGGCAAGGTCAGGGACGTCCATGCAGTGGTTGCGGCTGCCACGGGAATCTCCGCGGTGGAGTACGAGGAATTGCTGGCCTGCTATGTGGCGCAGACTGAAGCCGAGATGCCTCGGCACCCCGTGGTCCTTGAGCCGGCCGTCCTGTCCCGGTTTGGCCGCCAGGGCAGGACCCTGGTGCTGGAGTATTTTCCCTCGCCGGAGCTGAAGGAATCCCACGCAGCTGCGTATGCCGCGCTGGAGACCTTTCTCCGTCGCGCGGGGATCTCCGACGTGCCGGCGTTCACCGCGGGCGATCCCAACTTTATGTTCGCCTCACGGCTGCGTCCGCATATCACGCTCGCCCGAGGCTTTGCCGGGACGCTGCCTGCGCCGGCGCAAGGATCCGGGCCGGCCGGTGGATTTCCGCTGGAGCGGGTCCGGCTGGAGCCGATGCCCGTGGTCTACTCCGGGCCTGCATAA
- the trmD gene encoding tRNA (guanosine(37)-N1)-methyltransferase TrmD, protein MRIDVVSIFPEYLAALDLSLIGKARQDGLLDLRVHDLRDFTTDRHRTVDDTPYGGGAGMVMKPEPWAQALASVGGEEGAGDGSGDRARPILIVPSPAGAVFTQAMAYELAEEKHLVFACGRYEGIDERVLEWAGERFDVRPVSLGDYVLNGGEVAVLAMVEAVGRLVPGVVGNPESLVEESHSDGLLEYPVYTKPSSWREREVPEILLSGNHGKIAQWRRGQQLQRTAARRPDLLEKIDAGTLSKADKAELAALGYEVAGDRILPRR, encoded by the coding sequence GTGCGTATCGATGTAGTCAGCATTTTCCCCGAGTATCTGGCCGCACTGGACCTGTCGCTGATCGGCAAGGCGCGGCAGGACGGCCTGCTGGACCTGCGGGTGCATGACCTTCGCGACTTCACCACGGACCGGCACCGCACCGTTGATGACACTCCGTACGGCGGCGGTGCCGGCATGGTCATGAAGCCCGAGCCCTGGGCCCAGGCCCTGGCCTCGGTTGGCGGGGAAGAAGGTGCCGGCGATGGCTCCGGCGACCGCGCGCGCCCAATCCTCATCGTTCCCTCACCCGCAGGCGCCGTGTTCACGCAGGCGATGGCCTACGAACTCGCCGAAGAGAAGCACCTGGTGTTCGCCTGCGGCCGCTACGAAGGCATCGATGAGCGGGTGCTGGAATGGGCCGGAGAGCGCTTTGACGTGCGGCCGGTCAGCCTGGGCGACTATGTGCTCAACGGCGGGGAAGTAGCCGTGCTCGCCATGGTGGAGGCGGTCGGGCGGCTCGTGCCCGGCGTCGTCGGCAATCCCGAATCCCTGGTGGAGGAGTCACATTCGGACGGGCTGCTGGAGTACCCCGTCTACACCAAGCCCTCGTCTTGGCGGGAACGCGAGGTGCCGGAAATTCTGCTCAGTGGCAACCACGGCAAGATCGCCCAGTGGCGCCGCGGCCAGCAGCTGCAGCGCACAGCGGCACGCCGGCCTGACCTGCTGGAGAAAATCGACGCCGGCACGTTGAGCAAGGCCGATAAGGCAGAGCTTGCAGCGCTGGGGTACGAAGTGGCCGGAGACAGGATCCTGCCGCGGCGCTGA
- a CDS encoding YraN family protein, which translates to MRAKDSLGRRGEDLAAGYLAAAGIEVIDRNWRCPDGEIDVVGIEDGTLVIVEVKTRSSLDYGHPFEAITPAKLARLYLLASRWKQSQDRRFAGFRVDAVSILDDGAGNPVIEHLREVTP; encoded by the coding sequence ATGAGAGCTAAAGACAGCTTGGGACGCCGCGGTGAGGACCTTGCGGCCGGTTACCTGGCGGCGGCAGGCATTGAAGTGATCGACCGCAACTGGCGTTGTCCCGACGGCGAAATCGACGTGGTTGGAATCGAGGACGGGACGCTGGTCATCGTCGAGGTGAAGACCCGCAGTTCCCTGGACTACGGGCATCCCTTCGAAGCGATTACGCCCGCCAAGCTGGCGCGCCTCTACTTGCTGGCCAGCCGGTGGAAGCAGTCACAGGACCGCCGTTTTGCCGGGTTCCGCGTCGACGCCGTTTCCATCCTCGATGACGGTGCGGGCAACCCGGTCATCGAACACCTGCGGGAGGTGACGCCGTGA
- a CDS encoding DUF2469 domain-containing protein has product MSAEDLENYETDMELQLYREYRDVVGLFSYVVETERRFYLANHVDLQARSADGEIYFDLTLQDAWVWDVYRSARFVKSVRVITFKDVNVEELTRNDDLTVPKPDELA; this is encoded by the coding sequence ATGAGTGCCGAAGATCTTGAGAACTATGAAACGGACATGGAGCTCCAGCTCTACCGTGAATACCGGGACGTAGTAGGGCTCTTCAGCTATGTCGTGGAAACCGAGCGGCGCTTTTACCTGGCCAACCACGTTGACCTGCAGGCGCGCTCCGCCGACGGCGAGATCTACTTCGACCTCACGCTGCAGGACGCCTGGGTGTGGGACGTTTACCGGTCGGCACGGTTCGTCAAGAGCGTCCGCGTCATCACCTTCAAGGACGTCAACGTCGAAGAGCTCACCCGGAACGACGACCTCACGGTGCCCAAGCCGGACGAGCTGGCCTGA
- a CDS encoding RNA-binding protein, whose translation MLAEALEHLVRGIVDSPEDVKVSAKSNRRGETLEVRVHEDDLGRVIGRQGRTARALRTVIAALANGEQVRVDVVDTDRRR comes from the coding sequence TTGCTGGCTGAAGCGCTGGAGCATCTCGTCCGCGGAATCGTTGACAGTCCTGAGGACGTCAAGGTTTCCGCGAAGAGCAACCGCCGCGGGGAAACCCTCGAGGTGCGCGTTCATGAGGACGATTTGGGCCGCGTCATCGGACGCCAGGGACGCACCGCACGTGCATTGCGCACTGTGATCGCAGCCCTGGCCAACGGAGAGCAGGTTCGCGTCGACGTAGTGGATACCGACCGCCGCCGCTGA
- the rplS gene encoding 50S ribosomal protein L19 produces MHILDSVDAASLRSDIPEFRAGDTVKVHVNIIEGKNTRVQIFQGFVMKRQGDGLRETFTVRKVSFGVGVERTFPVHSPVIDKLEVVSKGDVRRAKLYYMRDLRGKAAKIKEKRDARPAK; encoded by the coding sequence ATGCACATCCTAGATTCTGTTGATGCAGCTTCGCTGCGTTCAGACATCCCCGAGTTCCGCGCCGGTGACACCGTCAAGGTTCACGTCAACATCATCGAAGGCAAGAACACCCGTGTTCAGATCTTCCAGGGCTTCGTCATGAAGCGCCAGGGCGATGGCCTGCGCGAGACCTTCACGGTCCGCAAGGTCTCCTTCGGCGTCGGCGTGGAGCGTACCTTCCCGGTACACTCCCCGGTCATCGACAAGCTCGAGGTCGTCTCCAAGGGTGACGTCCGCCGCGCCAAGCTGTACTACATGCGCGACCTGCGCGGCAAGGCAGCCAAGATCAAGGAAAAGCGCGACGCACGTCCCGCCAAGTAA
- the lepB gene encoding signal peptidase I, with product MLCALAAAAVLAALIRAFVVDVYFIPSESMQPLLEPGDRVLVSRTAYASEPVRRGDTVVFNGRGSLAPLHSGNSALVDAAQTVAQWVGLAGSDTVFIKRVIGVAGDRVTCCTEEEPRVRINGTPIDEPYVYPGDAPSEKAFDVIVPEGRIWLMGDHRSESADSRSLLGAPGGGLVSEDRVIGRATGILWPLERRSDIERLELGAEWNTAK from the coding sequence GTGTTATGCGCCCTCGCCGCAGCAGCAGTGCTGGCGGCGCTCATCCGTGCGTTCGTCGTCGACGTCTACTTCATTCCCTCCGAGTCGATGCAGCCGCTCCTTGAACCCGGGGACCGCGTGCTCGTCTCGCGGACGGCGTATGCCTCGGAACCGGTCCGACGCGGCGACACCGTGGTCTTTAACGGCCGCGGATCCCTGGCGCCGCTGCACAGCGGCAATTCAGCGCTGGTCGACGCGGCACAGACAGTTGCCCAGTGGGTCGGCCTCGCCGGCAGCGACACCGTCTTCATCAAGCGTGTGATCGGGGTTGCCGGAGACCGCGTCACCTGCTGCACGGAAGAGGAGCCGCGGGTGAGAATCAATGGAACTCCCATCGACGAGCCATACGTTTATCCAGGAGATGCCCCCAGCGAAAAGGCCTTCGACGTCATCGTTCCGGAGGGCCGGATCTGGCTGATGGGCGACCACCGCTCCGAATCGGCTGATTCACGGTCCCTGCTGGGAGCCCCCGGCGGCGGACTCGTTTCCGAGGATCGTGTGATCGGGCGGGCCACGGGGATCCTGTGGCCGCTGGAGCGGCGTTCGGATATTGAGCGGCTAGAGTTAGGAGCCGAGTGGAATACGGCGAAATAA
- the rimM gene encoding ribosome maturation factor RimM (Essential for efficient processing of 16S rRNA): MQLQVARIGKPHGIRGEVTVQVMTDAPEDRFVPGTELTVEPASKGPLTVISARWNKDILLLGFEEIVDRNGAEELRGAMLSVDTDELEDEDDDEGWYEHELVGLQAKVGDVVVGTVSGLRTLTVQDLLVVNDNEGREVLVPFVEAIVPEVSIEGGYVLLTPPAGLFELNLPEDKASAEAKGEGETASDAKQDKQEEAGR; encoded by the coding sequence ATGCAGTTACAGGTGGCACGCATCGGCAAGCCGCACGGCATCCGCGGCGAAGTGACCGTCCAGGTCATGACCGACGCCCCCGAAGACCGCTTCGTGCCGGGAACCGAGCTCACCGTCGAGCCCGCGTCCAAGGGTCCGCTCACGGTCATCAGCGCCCGGTGGAACAAGGACATCCTGCTGCTCGGATTCGAGGAAATCGTGGACCGCAACGGCGCCGAGGAGCTCCGCGGCGCCATGCTCTCGGTTGATACCGACGAACTCGAGGATGAGGACGACGACGAGGGTTGGTACGAGCACGAGTTGGTAGGCCTGCAGGCCAAGGTGGGCGACGTCGTCGTCGGCACCGTCAGCGGGCTCCGCACCCTCACCGTCCAGGACCTGCTGGTGGTGAACGACAATGAGGGCCGCGAGGTCCTGGTTCCCTTCGTCGAGGCCATTGTGCCCGAGGTCAGCATCGAGGGCGGCTACGTCCTGCTGACCCCGCCTGCCGGCCTGTTCGAGCTGAACCTGCCCGAGGACAAGGCGTCAGCCGAGGCCAAGGGTGAAGGTGAAACGGCGTCCGACGCCAAGCAGGACAAGCAGGAAGAGGCCGGCCGCTAA
- a CDS encoding VOC family protein translates to MNLQVNAPDLLPADLAMGTVMLKVGDLAKVSAYYRGALGLEVVAEADGGQYLGRGMVPVVHLASAPGLQVASRGEAGLFHTALLFQTQADLAATVATAAQYDPAAFVGSADHLVSEAFYFTDPEGNGIELYYDKPRATWGWVETIAGREVQMASLALSPQAYFREHLTEAALAGLHHAGAGVGHVHLQVGDTATAAQFYIDTLGFERTAGFHGQALFVSAGGYHHHMAMNVWNSRGAGPRRDTLGLGEVLITVPAADDVAGLADRLKSAGITSHHTGAELRFEDPWRNRLRVAVG, encoded by the coding sequence ATGAATCTTCAAGTAAATGCCCCCGACCTGCTGCCCGCCGACCTTGCCATGGGTACGGTCATGCTCAAGGTCGGCGACCTGGCCAAGGTCTCCGCCTACTACCGCGGAGCTTTGGGCCTGGAGGTCGTGGCGGAGGCCGACGGCGGCCAGTACCTGGGCCGCGGCATGGTTCCGGTGGTGCATCTGGCATCCGCGCCCGGCCTGCAGGTGGCTTCCCGCGGAGAGGCCGGCCTGTTCCACACCGCACTGCTCTTTCAAACCCAGGCAGATCTTGCGGCCACCGTCGCCACCGCGGCCCAGTACGACCCCGCGGCATTCGTCGGGTCGGCGGACCACCTGGTCAGTGAGGCGTTCTATTTCACCGATCCGGAAGGCAACGGGATCGAGCTCTACTATGACAAGCCGCGCGCCACCTGGGGCTGGGTCGAGACGATCGCCGGGCGCGAGGTCCAAATGGCTTCCCTTGCCCTGTCCCCGCAGGCCTACTTCCGGGAACATCTGACCGAGGCGGCACTGGCGGGCCTGCACCATGCCGGTGCCGGCGTCGGTCACGTCCATCTGCAGGTGGGTGACACCGCGACCGCGGCGCAGTTCTATATCGACACCCTGGGGTTTGAGCGCACCGCCGGCTTCCATGGCCAGGCGCTGTTCGTTTCCGCCGGAGGCTACCACCACCACATGGCCATGAATGTCTGGAACAGCCGCGGCGCCGGACCGCGGCGCGACACGCTGGGCCTGGGCGAGGTGCTGATCACCGTTCCCGCAGCCGACGACGTCGCCGGGCTGGCCGACCGGCTGAAGTCCGCCGGGATCACCAGCCACCACACCGGTGCCGAGCTGCGCTTCGAGGATCCCTGGCGCAACCGGCTGCGCGTCGCCGTCGGCTAA
- a CDS encoding GNAT family N-acetyltransferase yields the protein MPFVIPLLSDGTLTLRPHRSSDVEPVFARSVDPLTRKWTTIPLDYTPAMAQEYVAAISVPQEDAVSWALEADGCYAGTLDLRYQGANSGNLGFVTSPAFRGRGLMSRAVALAVGHAFDDLGWDVVTWSANAGNTGSYKSVWRNGFPPPIAVPHFLAHRGKMVEGWISSLASTDPRQPSGAWERWDDVAARLPAQPASTVR from the coding sequence ATGCCCTTCGTGATCCCTCTCCTGTCGGATGGAACCCTGACGCTTCGTCCGCACCGCAGCTCCGACGTCGAGCCGGTTTTTGCCCGCTCAGTGGACCCGTTGACCCGTAAATGGACGACCATCCCGCTGGACTACACGCCGGCCATGGCGCAGGAGTATGTGGCAGCCATTTCCGTTCCGCAGGAAGACGCGGTGTCCTGGGCGCTCGAAGCCGACGGCTGCTATGCCGGCACCCTGGACCTGCGTTACCAGGGGGCCAACTCGGGAAACCTGGGCTTTGTCACGTCCCCGGCCTTCCGGGGGCGGGGGCTGATGTCACGCGCCGTCGCGCTGGCCGTGGGCCATGCCTTTGATGACCTCGGCTGGGACGTGGTGACCTGGAGCGCAAACGCAGGGAACACCGGAAGCTACAAGAGTGTGTGGCGCAATGGTTTTCCGCCGCCGATCGCCGTACCGCATTTCCTCGCGCACCGAGGAAAAATGGTGGAGGGGTGGATTTCCAGCCTGGCTTCAACGGACCCCAGGCAGCCTTCCGGGGCATGGGAACGCTGGGACGACGTCGCCGCGCGCCTTCCGGCACAGCCGGCTTCTACAGTCCGCTAG
- the lepB gene encoding signal peptidase I, with amino-acid sequence MAQNDPEEPGQSAGSGMHDAHAAPAHAASKNRDSHGNNRGFAGWLREVATIIVIALLLSFLIKTFLFRAFYIPSGSMEETLEINDRIFVNLLVPEPFDLERGDVVVFEDTKDWLPELPPAAEGPGTWVREALTFVGLLPDTSEQHLVKRVIGTEGDRVVCCDADGRITVNGEPLNEPYIYPGARPSDTPFDVVVPEGKVWVMGDHRNASADSREHLQDTSGGFIDVEDIEGKAAVTAWPLNRAGFVGSYPEVFENVPDPSTSPAGQ; translated from the coding sequence ATGGCCCAGAACGACCCGGAAGAGCCGGGCCAGAGCGCCGGATCCGGAATGCACGATGCCCACGCGGCCCCGGCACATGCCGCAAGCAAGAACCGGGACAGCCACGGGAACAACCGCGGCTTCGCCGGATGGCTGCGCGAAGTGGCGACCATCATCGTGATCGCACTGCTGCTGTCCTTCCTGATCAAGACCTTCCTGTTCCGCGCGTTCTACATCCCGTCGGGCTCCATGGAAGAGACCCTGGAGATCAACGACCGCATCTTCGTTAATCTTCTGGTCCCGGAGCCCTTCGACCTCGAACGCGGCGACGTAGTGGTGTTTGAGGACACCAAGGACTGGCTTCCCGAGCTTCCGCCGGCCGCCGAAGGCCCCGGCACGTGGGTGCGCGAGGCGCTGACGTTCGTCGGGCTGCTGCCTGACACCTCCGAACAGCACCTGGTCAAGCGGGTCATCGGCACCGAGGGCGACCGTGTGGTCTGCTGCGACGCCGACGGACGGATCACCGTCAACGGCGAGCCGTTGAACGAGCCGTACATCTATCCCGGCGCCAGGCCCTCCGACACTCCTTTTGACGTAGTGGTTCCCGAAGGCAAGGTCTGGGTCATGGGGGACCACCGCAATGCCTCGGCCGATTCCCGCGAGCATCTGCAGGACACCAGCGGCGGCTTTATCGATGTGGAGGATATCGAGGGCAAGGCCGCTGTCACCGCCTGGCCTTTGAACCGGGCGGGCTTTGTGGGCAGCTACCCCGAGGTCTTCGAGAACGTGCCGGACCCGTCAACCTCCCCGGCAGGGCAATGA
- a CDS encoding YifB family Mg chelatase-like AAA ATPase: MTLGRAYGVGLVGLDGRMVEVEADIGQTLPSFVLLGLPDASLNEAKDRVRSAAKNAGLPLSRRRITVNLMPADVHKRGSGFDLAIVIAALAAAGDIRCSGRRVFIAELGLDGRLRPVRGILPAVMAAVDAGYPEITVAAANAAEAALVPGAAVTGFESLAEVAAYLGADPAGLIFPPQADGEATGSQEHADSPVPLPARDMADIAGQSEARFAVEVAAAGAHHLLMTGPPGAGKTMLAERLPGLLPDLPDDQAMEVTAIHSLVRGGRSCSQLLRRPPFESPHHTASSAAIIGGGSGIARPGAASRAHRGVLFLDEAPEYDRRVLDALRQPLESGRLDLHRAGGTASYPARFQLVLAANPCPCGLASGKGIDCTCTAQARRRYFSRLSGPLLDRVDLQLTVQRVSLRELSGDAEAEPSRDVARRVAAARGVQQDRLRIWGCETNAEVAGNLLRGQLRLPPRATAALDRAMDRQTLTARGYDRVLRVAWSVADLAGHTSPDADDVGQALGFRQQGSAA, translated from the coding sequence GTGACCCTGGGGCGGGCCTACGGCGTGGGCCTGGTGGGTCTGGATGGGCGGATGGTGGAAGTTGAAGCAGACATCGGACAGACGCTGCCCTCCTTCGTCCTGCTCGGCCTGCCGGACGCGTCATTGAACGAAGCCAAGGACCGGGTCCGGTCGGCGGCGAAGAACGCCGGCCTGCCGCTGAGCCGCCGCAGGATTACGGTCAATCTCATGCCGGCCGATGTACACAAGCGCGGGTCCGGCTTTGACCTTGCCATCGTCATTGCCGCACTGGCCGCCGCCGGGGATATCCGCTGCAGCGGACGCCGCGTTTTCATAGCCGAACTCGGGCTGGATGGCCGGCTGCGGCCGGTGCGGGGCATCCTGCCGGCGGTCATGGCCGCGGTGGATGCCGGATATCCGGAGATCACGGTCGCAGCGGCCAATGCGGCAGAAGCTGCGTTGGTTCCCGGTGCCGCAGTCACGGGCTTCGAATCGCTGGCGGAAGTGGCGGCATATCTGGGGGCCGACCCTGCAGGCCTGATCTTTCCGCCGCAGGCAGACGGGGAAGCAACTGGCTCACAGGAGCATGCGGACTCTCCGGTTCCACTGCCTGCCCGGGACATGGCGGACATTGCCGGCCAGTCCGAGGCGCGGTTCGCCGTGGAAGTCGCGGCGGCTGGAGCCCACCACCTGCTGATGACGGGGCCGCCCGGAGCCGGTAAGACCATGCTGGCGGAGCGTCTTCCCGGCCTGCTGCCGGACCTGCCCGATGACCAGGCTATGGAAGTGACGGCCATCCATTCCCTGGTCCGCGGCGGCAGGTCCTGCTCCCAGCTGTTGCGCCGCCCTCCGTTTGAGAGCCCGCACCACACCGCCTCTTCCGCTGCGATTATCGGCGGCGGGTCCGGGATTGCCCGGCCGGGTGCGGCGTCCCGCGCGCACCGGGGAGTCCTCTTTCTGGATGAGGCGCCGGAATACGACCGGCGGGTCCTGGACGCCCTGCGTCAGCCCCTGGAAAGCGGCAGGCTCGACCTGCACCGGGCGGGTGGGACCGCCTCCTATCCGGCACGGTTCCAGCTCGTCCTTGCCGCCAACCCCTGCCCCTGCGGCCTGGCTTCGGGCAAGGGGATCGATTGCACCTGCACTGCCCAAGCGCGACGGCGGTACTTTAGCCGGCTGTCCGGGCCGCTCCTGGACCGTGTTGACCTGCAGCTGACCGTCCAGCGGGTATCTCTGCGCGAGCTCTCAGGCGACGCAGAAGCTGAACCCAGCCGCGACGTGGCCCGGAGGGTCGCGGCAGCACGCGGCGTGCAGCAGGACCGGCTGAGGATCTGGGGATGTGAGACCAACGCCGAGGTCGCCGGAAACCTGCTGCGGGGCCAACTGCGGCTGCCGCCGCGGGCCACCGCTGCCCTGGACCGGGCCATGGACCGGCAGACGCTGACAGCCCGGGGCTACGACCGGGTGCTCCGGGTGGCCTGGAGCGTTGCCGACCTCGCCGGCCACACCTCGCCCGACGCCGACGACGTCGGGCAGGCGCTGGGGTTCCGGCAGCAGGGCAGTGCGGCATGA
- a CDS encoding GNAT family N-acetyltransferase translates to MIPVIRSAEPDDLPLLSALETAADTLLAGLPGFDISVVRQLPAPADVAGLAAARHLLVAGTPPVGFARVEEVDGQAHLEQLSVHPDAAGAGVGRALVAAAVGWAREQGYASMTLCTFAGVPFNAPFYASCGFSVVADPRGGLAELRNHERELGLDALGERVAMRKDLRADAAG, encoded by the coding sequence ATGATCCCGGTAATCCGCAGCGCTGAACCTGACGATCTCCCGCTCCTGTCCGCGCTCGAGACGGCAGCAGACACCCTGCTCGCCGGCCTGCCCGGCTTCGACATATCCGTAGTGCGGCAACTTCCGGCCCCCGCCGATGTTGCCGGGCTGGCTGCCGCGCGGCACCTCCTGGTCGCCGGGACGCCGCCCGTGGGGTTCGCCCGCGTGGAAGAAGTGGACGGGCAGGCGCATCTGGAACAGCTGTCGGTACATCCCGATGCCGCCGGGGCGGGAGTGGGCCGGGCACTGGTGGCCGCGGCCGTGGGCTGGGCCCGGGAGCAGGGGTACGCCTCGATGACCTTGTGCACCTTTGCCGGGGTTCCCTTTAATGCCCCGTTCTACGCGAGCTGCGGCTTCTCCGTGGTGGCCGATCCCCGCGGCGGACTGGCGGAGCTCAGGAACCATGAGCGGGAGCTGGGCCTGGACGCGCTGGGGGAGCGGGTCGCGATGAGAAAGGACCTGCGGGCCGACGCTGCAGGCTGA
- a CDS encoding ribonuclease HII: MTADVSAGSVSADTVRVRPKTGTGSKAPTLRHERAFAAVGHRVLAGCDEVGRGALAGPVSVGMVAVDLGTVRSLKGVRDSKLLSAGDREALVPLIRKWSPGWGVGHASAAEIDLHGLMAALRLAGTRAWDQVCTRLTPDVVLLDGNYNWLSPARQGSLFDVPGDDDDGGCTAPVHTRIKADMQCLSVAAASVLAKVERDALMVDYAVTHPQYGWEVNKGYATASHRLAIDEYGPTALHRMSWQLGSRPEPDAGDHESVIGG; encoded by the coding sequence ATGACAGCCGACGTCAGCGCCGGGTCCGTGAGCGCAGATACGGTCCGCGTGCGCCCGAAGACCGGCACCGGCAGCAAAGCGCCGACGCTGCGGCACGAACGCGCCTTTGCCGCCGTCGGGCACCGCGTCCTGGCCGGCTGCGACGAAGTAGGCCGGGGCGCACTGGCCGGGCCGGTCAGCGTGGGCATGGTGGCAGTGGACCTGGGCACGGTCCGTTCCCTCAAGGGTGTCCGGGACAGCAAGCTGCTTTCCGCCGGAGACCGGGAGGCCCTCGTGCCGTTGATCCGGAAATGGTCCCCGGGCTGGGGTGTGGGCCACGCCAGCGCCGCGGAAATCGACCTGCACGGCCTCATGGCTGCGCTGCGCCTGGCCGGGACCCGCGCCTGGGACCAGGTCTGCACCCGCCTGACCCCCGACGTCGTCCTCCTGGACGGCAACTACAACTGGCTCTCGCCGGCCCGGCAGGGCAGCCTGTTTGATGTTCCCGGGGATGACGACGACGGCGGCTGCACAGCTCCGGTCCATACCCGGATCAAGGCAGATATGCAGTGCCTGAGCGTTGCCGCTGCTTCCGTCCTGGCCAAGGTGGAACGGGACGCCTTGATGGTGGACTACGCTGTGACACATCCTCAGTATGGCTGGGAAGTGAATAAGGGATATGCCACGGCATCCCATCGGCTGGCGATAGACGAGTACGGGCCCACCGCCCTGCACCGGATGTCCTGGCAGCTGGGATCACGTCCGGAACCGGATGCCGGGGACCATGAGAGTGTCATTGGGGGATGA
- the rpsP gene encoding 30S ribosomal protein S16 produces the protein MAVKIRLKRLGKKFSAHYRVVVMDSRAKRDGRAIEEIGIYRPTENPSYIDIKSDRAQYWLSVGAQPTEQAAVLLKITGDWQKFKNIEGQEGTLRVKAPKEAFVAPEKKSVIVPEAITPKAKKDEAPEASAEAEAE, from the coding sequence GTGGCCGTAAAGATTCGCCTCAAGCGCCTTGGCAAGAAGTTTTCAGCACACTACCGCGTCGTTGTCATGGATTCCCGTGCCAAGCGCGATGGCCGTGCCATCGAAGAAATCGGCATCTACCGTCCGACCGAGAACCCGTCGTACATCGACATCAAGTCGGACCGTGCCCAGTACTGGCTCAGCGTCGGCGCCCAGCCGACCGAGCAGGCTGCAGTTCTGCTGAAGATCACCGGTGACTGGCAGAAGTTCAAGAACATCGAGGGCCAGGAAGGCACCCTGCGTGTCAAGGCCCCGAAGGAAGCTTTCGTAGCTCCCGAAAAGAAGTCCGTAATCGTTCCCGAAGCCATCACCCCGAAGGCCAAGAAGGACGAGGCTCCCGAGGCTTCCGCAGAGGCTGAGGCTGAGTAA
- a CDS encoding NUDIX domain-containing protein has translation MTGFYGSVFKRSTTVGILVRNGDGRVLVLRTGSGGWNLPAGIVKSGEDPRSSARRLLRNVLGLESDVGRVLVLDYIQAGSAQPGAGSQGTGDSITFLFDGGILDTPVETFTLAGGERVARFVPGAGAQTLDAAGSHLAAAGCEALELGTVTELVNGAPDSTVPDAVPRPSPMMPPLAGFSTILGR, from the coding sequence TTGACCGGATTCTACGGCTCCGTCTTCAAGCGCAGCACCACTGTCGGGATCCTGGTCCGCAACGGTGACGGCCGGGTGCTGGTCCTGCGCACTGGCTCCGGCGGCTGGAACCTTCCCGCCGGCATCGTCAAGAGCGGGGAGGACCCGCGCTCATCCGCACGGCGTCTGCTGCGCAACGTGCTGGGGCTGGAGTCCGACGTCGGGCGCGTCCTGGTCCTGGACTACATCCAGGCCGGCAGTGCGCAGCCCGGCGCAGGCAGCCAGGGCACCGGGGACTCCATCACCTTCCTGTTCGACGGCGGCATCCTGGACACACCTGTGGAGACTTTCACGCTCGCCGGCGGGGAACGGGTTGCCCGGTTCGTTCCGGGTGCCGGTGCCCAGACGCTCGACGCCGCCGGCTCCCACCTGGCGGCCGCCGGATGTGAGGCCCTGGAACTGGGAACGGTCACGGAACTCGTCAACGGCGCCCCCGACAGCACCGTTCCGGACGCCGTTCCGCGTCCGAGCCCGATGATGCCGCCCCTGGCCGGCTTTTCGACAATCCTCGGCCGATAG